In a single window of the Candidatus Zymogenaceae bacterium genome:
- a CDS encoding FecR domain-containing protein, with amino-acid sequence MTHRLSYAIGCVLILALIATTGIPRVMAQKARDDTAVVTSVEGFVDVLYHGSSDWIPLKTGDVLHAGDQIETDAEGYVQILFAEDSILKIGPDSLVAIKSLGTVEVTKVHLSTFELIRGKIRTFVNPPSEGKAELIIETENASCGVRGTDFGESYDPDLSRTFIMTVSGCVEVSHRELVGMAPYKVCTGRSIFLRSGVVPSGPEDTEKGVAEDFLKDMQFDDGAGAGGDAEPPVVTSVFINRIINLDDIERTLTLTDDDMTRSGTVLITGTTNDEASPISGVEVSLDGGMTWEDTVGTESWSYEFQPREYIDYELTVRATNTAGVVSDYRDTGPWMITYTPLNYREVAERFLETLFRSVKNGNTYDAQDLISRDYDGSAGGYYSREELVRDSIDSYIDTGRNTLLSVTYSIKQVDSLGDDIIFTAHWTTNEAGTTNTGTTKWWLSKTDEYRLIHTEGDWFDTGYAEIEPDLEMYVDTIPAAPPCNKVVVVLMTVPDIPPSINSITVTISTDCDTFPRTLTRSYYQAKTGEEYGFGGEFVVEEVTSCLAVPFCAGSFRYRLSPDNWINVTYSDYGYFFDQEIGIFP; translated from the coding sequence ATGACACATCGACTCTCATACGCTATCGGGTGTGTCCTGATACTGGCGCTCATTGCAACAACGGGGATTCCCCGGGTCATGGCCCAGAAGGCACGTGATGATACCGCCGTTGTAACGTCCGTCGAGGGATTCGTCGACGTACTCTATCACGGAAGCTCGGACTGGATACCGTTGAAAACGGGCGATGTGTTACACGCCGGAGATCAAATCGAAACGGACGCCGAGGGATACGTTCAAATCTTGTTCGCCGAAGATAGTATCCTGAAGATCGGTCCGGACAGCCTCGTCGCCATTAAGTCCCTCGGGACCGTTGAGGTCACGAAGGTACACCTCAGCACCTTCGAGCTGATCCGCGGGAAAATTCGCACCTTCGTCAATCCGCCTTCGGAAGGGAAGGCCGAACTCATCATCGAGACGGAAAACGCTTCATGCGGCGTCCGGGGAACCGATTTCGGCGAGTCCTACGATCCCGACCTGAGTCGAACCTTTATCATGACCGTCAGCGGATGCGTTGAGGTATCGCATCGTGAGCTTGTTGGGATGGCGCCGTATAAAGTATGCACCGGACGTTCCATCTTTCTGCGCTCGGGTGTGGTCCCGTCGGGTCCCGAGGATACCGAAAAAGGCGTCGCCGAGGATTTTCTCAAAGACATGCAGTTCGACGACGGGGCGGGCGCGGGAGGAGACGCCGAGCCGCCCGTCGTGACGTCCGTTTTTATAAACCGTATCATAAACCTGGATGATATCGAACGCACCCTCACCCTCACGGACGACGACATGACCCGATCAGGCACCGTTCTCATTACCGGAACAACGAACGACGAAGCATCCCCCATATCCGGCGTTGAGGTGTCCCTCGACGGAGGCATGACCTGGGAAGACACCGTCGGCACGGAAAGCTGGTCATATGAATTCCAGCCGAGGGAATATATTGATTACGAGCTCACCGTTCGGGCCACAAACACGGCGGGGGTTGTCTCGGACTATCGGGACACCGGCCCCTGGATGATCACCTATACACCGCTCAATTATCGGGAAGTGGCGGAGCGTTTTCTGGAAACCCTGTTTCGCTCCGTCAAGAACGGAAACACGTACGACGCACAGGACCTCATCTCCCGGGACTACGACGGCTCCGCCGGGGGGTATTACTCTCGGGAAGAGCTTGTTCGAGACTCCATTGACTCATACATCGACACCGGAAGGAACACGCTGCTCTCGGTCACCTACTCCATAAAACAGGTGGACTCCCTGGGCGACGACATCATTTTCACCGCTCATTGGACGACGAACGAGGCGGGGACGACCAACACAGGCACAACCAAATGGTGGCTTTCCAAAACCGACGAGTACCGCCTTATTCACACCGAGGGAGACTGGTTCGACACCGGTTATGCCGAGATCGAGCCGGACCTTGAGATGTATGTGGATACAATTCCCGCAGCTCCACCCTGCAACAAAGTAGTGGTCGTTCTGATGACAGTTCCGGACATACCGCCTTCGATCAATTCCATCACCGTCACCATCAGCACGGATTGTGATACCTTTCCCCGCACTCTGACCCGCAGCTACTATCAAGCGAAGACCGGGGAGGAGTACGGATTCGGCGGTGAGTTCGTTGTCGAGGAGGTCACCAGTTGTCTCGCCGTGCCGTTCTGCGCGGGCAGCTTTCGATATAGACTGTCTCCAGATAACTGGATCAACGTCACCTACTCCGACTACGGTTACTTCTTTGATCAGGAAATCGGAATTTTCCCCTAA